The Hyphomicrobium sp. MC1 genome window below encodes:
- a CDS encoding ABC transporter permease — protein MELAATAPIIMRKPIAAAREKRPSAFRVPMVVKLAYRNLFHDRLSFFVTVVGILFSVVLVAVQSGIYLGSANKIATIIDAAPADLWIVPLGTKSYDDPSFLAGRERYLALSAPGVENSEDMLVSFARWRKPRGGETTVLLIGTSGDSPKALPANIIEGSRAALEAPNTVAIDRSYFNDLGVNRLGEHAELNGAAVKLVAITKRVRSFTTLPFVFTSIDEARQLSGANQDQASYQRVTLLPGADLETVRKEIAARLPDTEVLTQTEFRTRSQDYWLKQTGAGAALDAGKLLGLIVGIVIVAQTLYSSTKDHINEFATLRALGAGAGYIVKVILIQAVLSGLIGYVLGMGLALTAIHFAQDTKLTIIMTAPLAAQLFAITIGMCIFAAISAIIKVVRIDPAVVFSR, from the coding sequence ATGGAACTCGCCGCAACAGCACCAATCATCATGCGTAAGCCGATAGCAGCCGCACGGGAAAAACGCCCAAGCGCATTTCGCGTGCCGATGGTCGTGAAGCTCGCTTATCGCAATCTTTTTCATGATCGCCTAAGCTTCTTCGTGACCGTCGTCGGCATTCTGTTTTCGGTTGTGCTGGTCGCGGTCCAATCCGGCATCTATCTCGGATCGGCAAACAAGATCGCGACGATCATCGACGCGGCGCCGGCCGATCTTTGGATCGTGCCGCTCGGCACCAAGAGCTACGACGATCCCTCGTTTCTCGCTGGCCGCGAACGCTATCTGGCGCTGTCGGCACCCGGCGTCGAAAATTCGGAAGACATGCTGGTTTCATTCGCCCGCTGGCGCAAACCGCGAGGTGGCGAAACGACGGTCCTGCTGATTGGAACGTCAGGCGACAGCCCAAAGGCGCTGCCCGCAAACATCATCGAAGGTAGCCGCGCAGCGCTCGAAGCTCCGAATACGGTTGCGATCGATCGCAGCTACTTCAACGATCTGGGCGTCAACAGGCTCGGCGAGCACGCCGAACTCAACGGCGCCGCGGTCAAGCTCGTGGCGATTACCAAGCGCGTGCGTTCGTTCACGACGCTGCCGTTCGTCTTCACGTCCATCGACGAAGCGCGTCAGCTGTCCGGCGCCAACCAGGACCAGGCGAGCTACCAGCGCGTCACGCTGCTGCCCGGCGCCGACCTCGAAACGGTGCGTAAGGAAATTGCCGCACGCCTTCCCGATACGGAAGTTTTGACGCAGACGGAGTTCCGCACCCGCAGCCAGGACTATTGGTTGAAGCAGACCGGCGCGGGTGCCGCCCTCGATGCGGGTAAGCTCTTGGGCCTGATCGTCGGCATTGTCATTGTCGCGCAGACGCTTTATTCGAGCACGAAAGATCATATCAACGAGTTCGCCACTCTGCGCGCCTTGGGGGCCGGTGCGGGCTACATCGTCAAGGTGATTCTCATTCAAGCCGTGCTTTCAGGGCTGATCGGCTATGTGCTGGGTATGGGACTGGCGCTGACCGCCATTCATTTTGCGCAGGACACCAAGCTCACAATCATTATGACTGCGCCACTTGCCGCCCAACTTTTCGCAATAACCATCGGCATGTGCATCTTCGCCGCCATAAGCGCCATCATCAAGGTCGTCCGCATCGACCCGGCCGTCGTGTTCAGCCGCTAA
- a CDS encoding ABC transporter ATP-binding protein, translating into MTEPNNSKVIVEAEGIVKVLGAGAGENKVLKGVDLQLHTGELTLMMGPSGSGKTTLLSILGCILSPTQGKLSISGMDTRNMNKEQLANLRRKHVGFVFQSYNLVPTLSAVENVMLALDLRDLNGPDARRQAVEALEAVGLGHRINAMPAKMSGGEKQRVSIARALAGSPSVILADEPTAALDAQNGMAVMELLAAVAQDTGRAVLAVTHDHRTLQYADRIITIDDGRIAGSERPKVANAPVRVAVG; encoded by the coding sequence ATGACCGAGCCAAACAACAGCAAAGTCATCGTCGAAGCGGAAGGCATCGTGAAGGTGCTGGGCGCTGGAGCCGGCGAAAACAAGGTTTTGAAAGGCGTCGACCTTCAGCTGCATACCGGCGAGCTGACGCTGATGATGGGGCCGTCCGGATCCGGTAAGACCACCCTGCTCTCGATCCTCGGCTGCATCCTGTCACCCACACAGGGCAAGCTGTCGATCTCCGGCATGGATACGCGGAACATGAACAAGGAGCAGCTTGCCAATCTGCGGCGCAAGCATGTCGGCTTCGTGTTCCAGTCCTATAATCTCGTGCCGACGCTCTCGGCCGTCGAGAATGTCATGCTGGCGCTGGACCTGCGCGATCTCAACGGTCCGGACGCGCGCCGCCAGGCGGTCGAAGCGCTCGAAGCGGTTGGCCTCGGCCACCGCATCAACGCGATGCCGGCCAAAATGTCGGGCGGCGAGAAGCAGCGCGTTTCGATTGCCCGGGCGCTCGCCGGTTCACCCTCGGTCATTCTCGCCGACGAGCCGACAGCGGCACTCGATGCCCAGAACGGCATGGCCGTCATGGAATTGCTGGCAGCCGTGGCACAGGATACCGGGCGGGCCGTTTTGGCCGTTACCCACGACCACCGGACGCTGCAATACGCCGATCGTATCATCACCATCGACGACGGCCGGATTGCAGGATCTGAGCGGCCAAAGGTTGCAAATGCCCCCGTTCGGGTGGCGGTGGGATAA
- a CDS encoding NAD(P)/FAD-dependent oxidoreductase, with translation MSRKWLVAGGGISGLAAAQCLQANGRDYVLLERCPAVGGLTRTTQVEDFCFDYTGHFLHLRRYPSPAQVPYAHLNDEDWATVDRKSYFYAGERLIEAPIQYHLGELPDGLRQDCEKSYDERPKAAGDGTGFRDFIVSGFGQVVADRFLIPQNEKTMATPLSRLSIGAVKRFFPPPDEARIRAGFANTGERFAEYNTTFWYPKRGGIDVLTRGLAHGLTSVATTQEISRIDLNRRVATTSAGLSVEWEKMFPSIPLKTLCELTGDAQLAGAAAKLSHSSTISFNFGVRGKLPSALKDAHWVYVPDRDIPFYRFGCYSNISSAMASHGLNAVYVEVGVPGEEIDKVDIVSKTQKDVIAALEKLGWVKSEDIICAVTHVIRCAYVHHTPERDQLVDEILVRLNTFGIHPIGRYGLWDYVGMEDSISSALTTVEAQL, from the coding sequence ATGTCTCGAAAATGGCTCGTCGCCGGGGGCGGCATATCGGGACTGGCGGCCGCTCAGTGCTTGCAGGCGAACGGCCGCGATTATGTGCTGCTCGAACGTTGCCCCGCAGTCGGCGGCCTGACGCGGACGACGCAGGTCGAAGATTTCTGCTTCGATTACACCGGCCACTTTCTGCATCTGAGGCGCTACCCATCGCCCGCGCAGGTCCCCTATGCGCATCTGAATGATGAAGATTGGGCGACTGTCGACCGGAAGTCCTACTTCTACGCCGGAGAGCGCCTGATCGAAGCGCCCATCCAGTACCACCTGGGCGAGCTGCCGGACGGGCTTCGCCAGGACTGCGAGAAATCGTATGACGAGCGGCCGAAAGCCGCCGGCGACGGCACCGGCTTTCGCGATTTCATCGTCTCGGGCTTTGGGCAGGTCGTCGCTGATCGCTTCCTCATCCCGCAAAACGAAAAGACGATGGCGACGCCCCTGAGCCGCCTGTCGATCGGCGCCGTCAAACGCTTCTTTCCGCCGCCCGATGAAGCCCGCATTCGCGCCGGTTTCGCCAATACGGGCGAGCGTTTCGCTGAGTACAACACCACCTTCTGGTATCCAAAACGCGGTGGCATCGACGTGCTAACGCGCGGCCTCGCCCATGGCCTCACGAGCGTTGCGACGACGCAGGAAATTTCGCGCATCGATCTTAATCGTCGTGTCGCGACCACGAGCGCAGGCCTGTCCGTCGAATGGGAAAAGATGTTCCCCAGCATTCCGCTTAAAACGCTCTGCGAGTTGACGGGAGACGCGCAGCTCGCTGGCGCCGCCGCCAAGCTCAGCCACAGTTCAACGATCAGTTTCAATTTCGGCGTGCGCGGCAAGCTGCCGAGCGCGCTTAAGGACGCCCACTGGGTTTACGTTCCCGACCGTGACATCCCATTCTATCGTTTCGGCTGCTATTCCAACATCTCGTCTGCGATGGCTTCGCACGGGTTGAATGCGGTCTACGTCGAGGTCGGCGTACCGGGCGAAGAAATCGACAAGGTCGATATTGTCAGCAAGACGCAGAAAGACGTCATCGCGGCTCTGGAAAAACTCGGCTGGGTCAAAAGCGAAGACATCATCTGCGCCGTCACCCACGTGATTCGCTGCGCTTACGTCCACCACACGCCCGAGCGTGATCAGCTTGTGGACGAAATTCTTGTGCGGTTGAATACATTCGGAATTCACCCCATCGGCCGTTATGGGCTGTGGGATTATGTGGGCATGGAGGATTCGATCAGCTCGGCGCTGACGACGGTCGAAGCCCAGCTCTGA
- the hpnK gene encoding hopanoid biosynthesis-associated protein HpnK, which translates to MKSLIVTADDFGMTVPVNEAIEASHKNGILSATSLMTGGEAFADAVNRARQLPELGVGLHIHLVDSRPVLPPEQVPDLVGPDGNFSNNPEVFGFKLFFSPEMRRQAEAEITAQFERFEKTGLVMDHVNGHHHFHMHPVVTDAIAKLAPKFGSPPVRFPVEPFGPSLQAGGDKPIRRFFNWAFYAGLTHRMRKKLESVDLKLNDHVFGVTDTGGMTEDRILAYLDHLPEGVTELYAHPAMGGDGRPQSYPSFEEYRGLISPAVRAKVAALGLHPQTFKAAFAS; encoded by the coding sequence TTGAAATCTCTGATCGTGACCGCCGACGATTTCGGGATGACCGTTCCCGTCAACGAGGCCATCGAAGCCTCGCACAAGAACGGTATTCTGTCGGCGACGAGCCTGATGACCGGCGGCGAAGCTTTCGCCGACGCCGTCAACAGGGCCCGTCAGCTTCCCGAACTCGGTGTGGGGCTACACATCCATTTGGTCGATAGCCGTCCCGTCTTGCCGCCGGAGCAGGTGCCCGATCTCGTCGGGCCAGACGGGAATTTCTCCAACAACCCCGAGGTTTTTGGCTTCAAGCTGTTCTTTTCGCCTGAGATGCGCCGTCAGGCCGAAGCCGAGATTACGGCCCAGTTCGAGCGCTTCGAAAAGACCGGGCTCGTGATGGACCACGTCAATGGTCACCATCATTTCCACATGCATCCGGTCGTGACGGACGCCATCGCCAAGCTGGCGCCGAAATTCGGCTCACCGCCGGTGCGCTTTCCTGTCGAGCCGTTCGGGCCCTCGCTGCAGGCGGGTGGCGACAAGCCCATCCGGCGGTTCTTCAATTGGGCCTTCTACGCCGGATTGACGCACAGGATGCGCAAGAAGCTCGAATCCGTCGACCTGAAGCTGAACGATCACGTCTTCGGCGTCACAGATACCGGCGGCATGACCGAGGATCGGATTTTGGCCTATCTCGATCATTTACCCGAGGGCGTAACTGAACTTTACGCCCATCCAGCCATGGGCGGAGACGGCCGGCCGCAGTCTTATCCTTCTTTTGAGGAATACCGCGGGCTGATAAGTCCGGCCGTCCGCGCAAAAGTTGCGGCACTTGGGTTGCACCCTCAGACCTTCAAGGCGGCATTTGCGTCCTGA
- the sseA gene encoding 3-mercaptopyruvate sulfurtransferase — protein sequence MPDTAKNWIVETDWLADHLSSPDLIILDGSWHLPTEKRDAKKEYLAEHIPGALFFDIDDLSDEKSSLPHMLPSTVKFASRMKKMGIGDGARIVVYDTSGIFSAARVWWTFRAMGHRDVAVLNGGLRKWKAEGRPLEDGPPPKRSERHYSPLQNTEILRDLEDMKALLKKNGVQIVDARPAGRFEGKDAEPRPGLRKGHIPGSKNIPSQQLLNPDGTYKSPAEINKLFSGVGIDVSKPVVTTCGSGVTASMLALALAVVGQTNAAVYDGSWAEWGQENGLPIETGPAK from the coding sequence TTGCCTGATACCGCCAAGAATTGGATCGTCGAGACGGATTGGCTCGCCGATCACCTCTCATCGCCGGATTTGATCATTCTGGACGGCAGCTGGCATCTGCCGACCGAAAAACGGGATGCCAAGAAGGAATATCTCGCCGAGCATATTCCCGGCGCGCTGTTTTTCGATATCGACGATCTCTCGGACGAGAAGTCGTCGCTGCCGCACATGCTGCCCTCGACCGTGAAATTCGCGTCGCGGATGAAAAAAATGGGCATTGGCGACGGCGCTCGCATCGTCGTCTACGATACGAGCGGCATCTTTTCGGCTGCGCGCGTATGGTGGACGTTCCGCGCCATGGGACATCGCGACGTGGCCGTGCTCAACGGCGGGTTGCGCAAGTGGAAGGCAGAGGGACGTCCGCTGGAAGACGGGCCGCCACCGAAGCGCTCGGAACGGCATTATTCGCCGCTGCAGAATACCGAGATCCTGCGCGACCTCGAAGACATGAAGGCGCTGCTCAAAAAGAACGGCGTCCAGATCGTCGATGCGCGCCCGGCAGGACGCTTCGAAGGCAAGGACGCAGAGCCGAGACCAGGTCTCCGGAAGGGCCACATTCCAGGCTCGAAGAATATTCCGTCACAGCAGCTTTTGAATCCGGACGGGACCTATAAGTCACCGGCCGAGATCAACAAATTGTTCTCGGGCGTCGGCATCGACGTGTCGAAGCCTGTCGTAACGACGTGCGGTTCCGGCGTCACGGCTTCGATGCTGGCCCTGGCGCTTGCCGTGGTCGGCCAGACCAACGCGGCCGTTTACGACGGCAGCTGGGCCGAATGGGGCCAAGAGAACGGTCTTCCTATCGAGACAGGTCCGGCGAAGTAA
- the hpnI gene encoding bacteriohopanetetrol glucosamine biosynthesis glycosyltransferase HpnI, whose translation MHMPIVLLNPFVIAGIVLGLAALAYLVLALYFTWRFRERPVKAAEGFRPPVSVLKPVHGGQPFLYECLRTFCDQDWPQYEVIFGAHSETDPAVAVVKRLMAEFPDRDLRLVVDANLAGPNPRASNLANIYRAARYDILLVADADLKVDRNCIASLAAPFIDPEVGAVASIYKGLPYGGAAAADFGTMNISDWFAPSVLVDVGLRGIDFVFAMASVRREALDSFGGFNHLSNFFPDDFALGNLVAQRGYKVELSPYCCDTIVAEKSFSELFRHEILWQRMERFCRPSDHFMSVITWPLPLLLLLLLPWPTIIGLSIIAAEIVLRIALHYQVRRSFKMNTPAQPWLVPIRECVCFFAWAFGLFGNKVKWGKNIFTYEAFRKLIADGRNIGAIAATVGEK comes from the coding sequence ATGCACATGCCGATCGTGCTTCTCAATCCCTTCGTTATTGCCGGCATCGTTTTGGGTCTTGCTGCGCTCGCATACTTAGTTCTGGCGCTCTATTTCACGTGGCGATTCCGGGAACGCCCGGTTAAGGCCGCCGAAGGCTTTCGTCCGCCGGTATCGGTGCTGAAGCCGGTCCACGGCGGCCAGCCATTTCTTTATGAATGCCTGCGGACCTTCTGCGATCAGGACTGGCCGCAATACGAGGTCATCTTTGGTGCCCATTCGGAAACCGACCCGGCCGTAGCCGTGGTGAAGCGGCTGATGGCGGAATTTCCGGATCGCGATCTGCGCCTCGTCGTTGATGCAAACCTGGCCGGACCAAATCCCCGTGCCTCGAACCTTGCAAACATCTATCGCGCCGCCCGCTACGACATCCTGCTCGTCGCGGACGCCGATCTGAAGGTCGACCGCAATTGCATCGCGTCGCTCGCGGCCCCCTTCATCGATCCGGAGGTCGGCGCCGTCGCCTCGATTTACAAAGGCTTGCCCTACGGCGGCGCAGCGGCCGCCGATTTCGGCACCATGAACATCAGCGATTGGTTCGCGCCGTCTGTCCTCGTCGATGTCGGCCTGCGCGGCATCGACTTCGTTTTCGCGATGGCGAGCGTGCGTCGCGAGGCGCTCGACTCCTTCGGCGGCTTCAACCATCTGTCGAACTTTTTCCCCGATGACTTCGCGCTCGGAAATCTCGTCGCGCAGCGCGGCTACAAGGTCGAGCTATCACCCTACTGTTGCGACACGATCGTGGCTGAGAAGAGCTTTTCAGAACTCTTCCGCCACGAAATCCTGTGGCAGCGCATGGAGCGCTTCTGCCGCCCGAGCGATCACTTCATGTCGGTGATCACGTGGCCCTTGCCGCTCCTTCTTCTGCTTCTGCTGCCGTGGCCCACGATCATCGGACTGTCGATCATCGCAGCCGAAATCGTGCTGCGCATCGCACTCCACTATCAGGTGCGGCGCAGCTTCAAGATGAACACGCCCGCACAGCCCTGGCTTGTGCCGATCCGCGAATGCGTATGCTTTTTTGCCTGGGCCTTCGGCCTGTTCGGCAACAAGGTGAAGTGGGGCAAGAACATCTTCACCTATGAAGCCTTCCGCAAGCTCATCGCCGATGGCCGCAACATTGGCGCCATCGCCGCCACGGTCGGAGAGAAGTGA
- a CDS encoding glutathione peroxidase has protein sequence MRKLWNTGVNIFSMMTANKSTAPSNQVEGSAYDFEFKSIDGAPMKLSDWRGKPLLIVNSASFCGFTKQYSQLQELWRRYESDGLVVIAVPSNDFGEQEPHADGEIQSFCQGVFGVTFPIASKHPVIGPEAHPFYKWAANAMGPSGVPTWNFHKYLVGRDGQLVRSFSTKLSPTSPEMVSWIEKTLAEPVPAVA, from the coding sequence GTGCGAAAGCTCTGGAATACAGGCGTCAATATCTTCTCGATGATGACCGCTAACAAAAGTACGGCGCCCAGCAACCAAGTCGAAGGGTCAGCCTACGACTTTGAGTTCAAGAGCATAGATGGCGCGCCGATGAAACTCTCGGACTGGCGCGGCAAACCGCTTCTGATTGTCAATTCAGCCTCGTTCTGCGGCTTCACCAAGCAATATTCGCAATTGCAGGAGCTTTGGCGGCGCTACGAGAGCGACGGACTGGTGGTCATCGCGGTGCCTTCGAATGATTTCGGCGAGCAGGAACCGCACGCCGACGGTGAAATCCAGTCATTCTGCCAAGGCGTATTCGGCGTCACGTTTCCGATTGCGTCGAAGCATCCCGTCATCGGCCCCGAGGCGCATCCGTTCTATAAATGGGCCGCAAACGCCATGGGGCCCAGCGGCGTGCCGACGTGGAATTTTCACAAGTACCTCGTCGGCCGCGACGGACAGCTCGTCAGATCATTTTCGACGAAATTGTCTCCGACCTCTCCGGAAATGGTCTCTTGGATCGAAAAGACCCTCGCAGAGCCTGTCCCGGCCGTCGCCTAG
- the fabI gene encoding enoyl-ACP reductase FabI: MAGPQANTSISPGTLMAGKRGLIMGVANNRSIAWGIAKACAAQGAEIALTYQGDALKKRVEPLAAELGAKSVLHCDVTDAASMDSVFASLEKSWGSLDFLVHAIAYSDKNELDGRYVDTTEKNFTQSLMISCYSFTALAQRAEKLMPNGGSLITLSYYGAEKVMPHYNVMGVAKAALEASVRYLASDLGRNGIRVNAISAGPIKTLAASGIADFRYILKWNEYNSALRRNVTIDDVGNAGLYLLSDLSRGVTGEIHHVDSGYHVQGMKNEEAPDISVVKSDEA; the protein is encoded by the coding sequence ATGGCGGGGCCTCAAGCGAACACGTCCATTTCCCCAGGCACTTTGATGGCCGGAAAACGGGGGCTCATCATGGGCGTCGCAAACAATCGATCGATCGCCTGGGGCATCGCGAAAGCCTGCGCGGCCCAGGGCGCAGAAATTGCCCTCACCTATCAAGGGGATGCGCTGAAGAAGCGGGTCGAGCCGCTGGCGGCGGAGCTTGGCGCCAAGTCGGTTCTTCACTGCGATGTGACCGATGCGGCCTCGATGGACAGCGTTTTCGCGTCCCTCGAAAAGAGCTGGGGCAGCCTGGATTTTCTCGTCCATGCCATCGCTTACTCGGACAAAAACGAGCTCGACGGCCGGTACGTCGATACGACGGAGAAAAACTTCACGCAGAGCCTGATGATCTCCTGCTATTCGTTCACGGCTCTCGCCCAGCGCGCCGAGAAGCTGATGCCGAACGGCGGTTCGCTGATCACGCTCAGCTACTACGGCGCCGAAAAGGTCATGCCGCACTATAACGTGATGGGCGTTGCCAAGGCCGCGCTCGAGGCGAGCGTGCGCTATCTGGCGTCCGACCTTGGCCGCAACGGCATCCGCGTCAACGCGATCTCGGCCGGCCCGATCAAGACGCTGGCTGCGTCGGGCATCGCGGATTTCCGCTATATCCTGAAGTGGAACGAGTATAACTCGGCACTCCGCCGCAACGTCACGATCGACGACGTCGGCAACGCCGGTCTCTATCTCCTTTCGGACCTGTCGCGCGGCGTGACCGGCGAAATTCATCACGTCGATAGCGGCTATCACGTGCAGGGCATGAAGAACGAGGAAGCGCCCGATATTTCGGTCGTCAAGAGCGACGAAGCGTGA
- a CDS encoding histidine phosphatase family protein, whose amino-acid sequence MSGGAATTASLKPGLTLYLIRHGETDWNREARYQGQRDIPLNDTGKAQGRRHGGVLKTLMPAIAEFDFVASPLQRAIETMRLIREGLGLDPDGFRIVPDIAELSYGQWEGELAGELPLKDPEGVAAKAADPYGWRPNGGESYHDLEVRVSKWLGTLDQNTVAVGHGGVSRVARGALLGIDRTLVPFLEVPQDKILKLADAKMRWL is encoded by the coding sequence GTGAGTGGTGGGGCGGCAACGACCGCGTCGTTGAAGCCCGGACTCACGCTCTATCTCATTCGTCACGGCGAGACGGACTGGAACCGGGAGGCGCGCTACCAAGGGCAGCGCGACATTCCCTTGAACGACACCGGCAAGGCGCAGGGGCGTCGCCACGGCGGCGTGCTGAAAACGCTGATGCCGGCAATCGCCGAATTCGATTTCGTCGCCAGCCCGCTGCAACGGGCCATTGAGACGATGCGCCTGATCCGAGAAGGCCTTGGTCTCGACCCGGACGGCTTTCGCATTGTGCCGGACATTGCTGAACTCAGCTACGGACAATGGGAAGGCGAACTCGCGGGCGAGCTGCCGCTTAAAGATCCCGAGGGCGTCGCCGCCAAAGCCGCCGATCCCTACGGCTGGAGGCCCAATGGCGGCGAGAGCTACCACGACCTTGAGGTCCGCGTTTCGAAATGGCTCGGAACCCTGGACCAAAATACGGTTGCCGTCGGGCACGGCGGCGTCAGCCGCGTCGCGCGCGGCGCTCTGCTCGGAATCGACAGAACTCTCGTGCCATTCCTTGAAGTGCCCCAGGATAAGATTTTGAAGCTCGCCGACGCCAAGATGCGGTGGCTGTGA
- a CDS encoding HlyD family secretion protein encodes MSTEETYRPRRGGFLVKTFFFLVAVSAGAFGAIAVTNSDLLNAKASGDDVIKADNDSAPQIDWVAAAPGRVEPKSGIIRVGAQLVGRIAEVNVKRNDKVEEGELLIRLDDEEARARLQAAETEAASRKRERDAQPLDKARDDLRTAEDNVFDAERALTNARFGLEYELQAERQGTGSAARVADAREDLAKAKSKLQKERASYAKAQSKPDIPAPNRLESALQAARSDVAVAEAMLEKTRIRAPVAGTVLQLSAKVGEMASPSPEQSLVMLGDMSVVRLKAEVDEIDVSKIKTGSKVTVKSNAYPGKEFEGTVAELAPTLTSPQFSLRGARRPTDVEVLEVTIDLAGNPPLLPGMRADAFFK; translated from the coding sequence ATGAGCACCGAAGAAACCTATCGCCCCCGACGCGGCGGCTTTCTCGTAAAAACCTTTTTCTTTCTCGTCGCAGTAAGCGCCGGAGCGTTTGGCGCCATCGCCGTGACGAACAGCGATTTGCTGAATGCGAAGGCGAGCGGCGATGACGTCATCAAGGCGGACAACGATAGCGCACCGCAGATCGACTGGGTGGCCGCAGCACCTGGCCGTGTCGAGCCGAAGTCCGGCATCATTCGCGTCGGCGCACAGCTCGTCGGACGCATCGCCGAAGTGAACGTGAAACGGAACGACAAGGTCGAGGAAGGCGAGCTTCTGATCCGTCTCGATGATGAAGAAGCCCGCGCTCGTCTGCAAGCCGCCGAGACGGAAGCTGCATCCCGCAAGCGCGAACGCGATGCGCAGCCGCTCGATAAGGCGCGCGACGATCTTCGCACCGCAGAGGACAACGTTTTCGATGCCGAACGGGCGCTGACGAATGCACGCTTCGGGCTCGAATACGAACTGCAGGCCGAGCGCCAGGGTACTGGTAGCGCGGCGCGTGTCGCCGACGCACGCGAGGATCTGGCGAAAGCGAAGTCCAAGTTGCAGAAAGAGCGTGCTTCCTACGCCAAAGCCCAGTCGAAACCGGATATCCCGGCCCCGAACCGCCTTGAATCGGCGCTGCAGGCCGCACGCTCGGATGTCGCTGTTGCGGAAGCCATGCTCGAAAAAACGCGCATCCGTGCACCGGTTGCGGGCACCGTTCTGCAGCTCTCTGCAAAGGTCGGCGAGATGGCGTCGCCCTCTCCTGAGCAATCGCTGGTCATGCTCGGCGATATGTCGGTCGTGCGGCTGAAGGCCGAGGTTGACGAAATCGACGTCTCGAAGATCAAGACCGGCAGCAAGGTCACCGTAAAGAGCAACGCCTACCCCGGCAAAGAATTCGAAGGCACCGTCGCCGAGCTTGCTCCGACTTTGACCTCGCCGCAGTTCTCGCTGCGCGGTGCACGCCGCCCAACCGATGTCGAAGTGCTCGAAGTCACCATCGATCTCGCGGGCAATCCGCCGCTGCTGCCGGGAATGCGCGCGGACGCCTTCTTCAAGTAG
- a CDS encoding lysylphosphatidylglycerol synthase domain-containing protein yields the protein MSAEEVSTQMGSRTALFAAATCGVLLAVGLVVYFGIGEIWDALSTAGWSGMLAVMCAYLFSLWFCAWSWRVLLVEKYPQSRGLMFLWARWIRDSVGNLLAIIPGAGEAAGARELTKHGLRVNVAAATTIVDMTTEMLGQLIYTFMGLAFLFAYHPDEPAAWWAAAGLCVATIAVVGFLIAQRNGLILFLEQLPAKLGFTRGWEGMSDTGSIHSAIQSIYRERSAVAASVGIHLLGWLSGAAETWLALYFMGHQLSVGDVLALESLVFALRSVAFVVPWAAGVQEGGYIVIGALFGLGPDVALALSLLKRAKEIIAGVPGLVAWHISEGKRFWQGRLAESRK from the coding sequence ATGAGCGCCGAGGAGGTATCGACACAGATGGGCTCGCGGACGGCCTTGTTCGCCGCTGCGACCTGCGGCGTGCTCCTCGCCGTCGGCCTCGTCGTCTACTTCGGAATTGGTGAGATCTGGGATGCGCTGTCGACCGCAGGCTGGAGCGGCATGCTCGCCGTCATGTGCGCCTATCTCTTTTCGCTGTGGTTCTGCGCCTGGAGCTGGCGCGTCCTCCTCGTCGAGAAATACCCGCAGAGCCGCGGTCTGATGTTTCTATGGGCGCGCTGGATCCGCGACAGCGTCGGCAACCTGCTCGCCATCATTCCCGGGGCAGGCGAGGCCGCGGGCGCACGCGAGTTGACCAAGCACGGGTTACGCGTGAACGTCGCCGCGGCGACCACCATCGTCGATATGACGACCGAGATGCTGGGCCAGCTCATCTACACGTTCATGGGCCTTGCATTCCTGTTCGCCTATCACCCGGACGAGCCTGCCGCATGGTGGGCGGCGGCCGGCCTTTGCGTCGCGACGATCGCTGTCGTCGGCTTTTTGATCGCACAGAGGAACGGCCTGATCCTTTTTCTGGAACAGCTTCCCGCGAAGCTCGGCTTCACGCGCGGCTGGGAAGGCATGTCAGACACGGGCAGCATTCACAGCGCGATCCAGTCCATCTACCGTGAGCGCAGCGCGGTCGCGGCGTCAGTCGGCATCCACTTGCTCGGCTGGCTGTCCGGCGCAGCGGAAACGTGGCTTGCCCTCTATTTCATGGGCCATCAGCTTTCCGTCGGGGATGTTCTCGCGCTTGAAAGCCTCGTCTTCGCGCTTAGAAGCGTGGCGTTCGTTGTTCCTTGGGCGGCGGGCGTGCAGGAGGGTGGCTATATCGTGATCGGCGCTTTGTTCGGTCTCGGACCCGACGTCGCGCTCGCACTTTCGCTTCTGAAGCGCGCCAAAGAGATCATCGCCGGAGTGCCGGGTCTCGTTGCCTGGCATATATCGGAAGGCAAGCGCTTCTGGCAGGGCCGCCTTGCCGAGTCCCGAAAGTGA